A window of the Desulfobacula toluolica Tol2 genome harbors these coding sequences:
- a CDS encoding PocR ligand-binding domain-containing protein — protein MENYRLSELLDLAAVQNMADANYEATGIPTGIIDAFDNSLLVGAGWQEICCNFHRANKKSLKQCQTSDNFIKTRLVKGEACCYKCKNGLWDIGIPIIVTNQHLATLFLGQFFYKEEPFDRNFFIQQAKKFGYDLDGYLTALDKVPVLKRKKVEYIIEYNKSLVTFLTDLAENSIKKKIAEGEVNHLRNYLSNIFDSMPSVLVGVDDEFKVTQWNRTASKITGISANDAKGKIFSDVLPGMNIEMETITESIQARETRHLLKKPRKLKNETCYEDITIYPLIANGIKGVVIRIDDVTQNVRMEEMMIQNEKMLSIGGLAAGMAHEINNPLAGMLQTANVMSNRLINCELPANLDAAHKSGTTMENIKQFMEIRGIYNMINAINKSGQRVSNIIDNMLNFVRKSDGRFSCFSISELIDKTLELAESDYDLKKKCDFKRIDIKKEYADNIPPVPCEGAKIQQVLLNIFRNGFQAMQENKENKPRFIVRTWCEKSQKMVCIEIEDNGTGMDEGTKKKIFEPFFTTKPVGSGTGLGLFVSYFIITENHGGQMEVDSTLGQGTKFIIRLPIT, from the coding sequence ATGGAAAATTACCGATTATCCGAACTGCTTGATTTAGCTGCCGTCCAAAATATGGCGGATGCAAATTATGAAGCTACGGGTATCCCAACCGGGATAATTGATGCCTTTGACAATTCACTGCTGGTTGGCGCAGGCTGGCAGGAAATATGCTGCAATTTCCACCGTGCCAACAAAAAATCATTAAAACAATGTCAAACCAGTGATAATTTTATTAAAACTCGCCTTGTTAAAGGTGAGGCTTGCTGCTATAAATGTAAAAATGGTCTCTGGGACATCGGAATCCCTATCATAGTTACAAATCAGCATCTGGCAACACTGTTTTTGGGACAATTTTTTTATAAAGAAGAGCCTTTTGACCGGAATTTCTTTATTCAACAGGCAAAAAAATTCGGTTATGATCTTGACGGCTATCTTACAGCACTTGATAAAGTACCGGTATTAAAGCGTAAAAAAGTCGAATATATTATTGAGTATAATAAATCACTGGTAACCTTTTTAACGGATCTTGCGGAGAATTCCATCAAGAAAAAAATAGCAGAGGGTGAAGTCAATCACCTCCGCAACTATCTGTCTAATATTTTTGATTCCATGCCGTCTGTTCTTGTCGGTGTAGATGATGAATTTAAAGTAACTCAATGGAATAGAACGGCTTCAAAAATAACGGGGATCTCTGCCAATGATGCTAAAGGAAAAATTTTTTCAGACGTGCTGCCCGGTATGAACATTGAAATGGAAACAATAACTGAAAGCATTCAAGCCCGTGAAACCAGACATCTGCTGAAAAAACCACGCAAATTAAAAAATGAGACCTGTTACGAAGATATAACCATCTACCCACTGATCGCCAACGGCATCAAAGGAGTGGTAATTCGTATTGATGACGTAACTCAAAATGTTCGCATGGAAGAGATGATGATTCAAAACGAAAAAATGCTTTCTATTGGCGGATTGGCGGCCGGCATGGCACACGAAATTAACAATCCCCTTGCAGGGATGCTCCAGACCGCTAATGTAATGTCCAATCGATTGATCAATTGTGAATTGCCGGCCAATCTGGATGCAGCCCACAAGTCAGGTACCACAATGGAAAACATCAAACAGTTCATGGAAATCCGGGGAATTTACAACATGATAAACGCCATCAACAAATCAGGCCAGAGAGTATCAAATATTATTGACAACATGCTCAATTTTGTACGCAAGAGCGATGGACGGTTTTCTTGTTTTTCCATTTCCGAACTGATTGATAAAACACTGGAACTGGCAGAATCAGACTACGACCTTAAGAAAAAATGTGATTTTAAACGAATTGATATCAAAAAAGAGTATGCAGACAACATTCCTCCTGTGCCCTGCGAAGGTGCTAAAATTCAGCAGGTGCTGCTGAATATTTTCAGGAACGGTTTCCAGGCAATGCAGGAAAACAAAGAAAACAAGCCCCGGTTTATCGTTCGGACATGGTGTGAAAAGAGTCAAAAAATGGTCTGCATTGAAATAGAGGACAATGGTACGGGTATGGATGAGGGGACAAAAAAAAAGATATTTGAACCTTTTTTTACAACCAAACCGGTGGGATCAGGCACTGGGCTTGGCCTTTTTGTATCATATTTCATCATTACTGAAAATCATGGCGGTCAAATGGAAGTCGACTCAACCTTGGGGCAAGGCACAAAATTCATTATCAGGCTTCCTATCACATAA
- a CDS encoding SLC13 family permease: protein MESHKAMNRRSKMQVMGLIAGPIVFALIWMMNLDPAEPEVTRMAAIAGFMAVMWVTEAIPMAATSLLPVVLYPLMGIMAGKSAAAVYFNSTIFLFMGGFLIALAMEKWNLHKRIALLTVKTIGGGPARIVFGFMMASAFLSMWISNTATAVMMLPIALSIVFKMEEEFSAADTKTFTMPLLLGIAYAASMGGAATLVGTPPNLVLTRTFEQLFPMALSISFGTWMLMALPLSVVMIAIIWFLLTQVFYRTPSHVKVDPYVIEKEYRQLGPISPEEKKVLIVFAATALLWIFRKDLNLGFAIIPGWASLLPFPKLVDDGTVAITMAMFLFFLPTTRKDAKSATILDTRIFSKIPWGIILLFGGGFALAKGFQVSGLSEFVGNKLQILEGTSSVAMIASICTTLTFLTELTSNTATTQMILPILSSMAVAMKINPLMLLVPATLSASCAFMMPIATPPNAIVFSSGRIRMFEMVKAGVLINFIGVIVITGIFLTLGTMVFAIFPGEIPQWALLSAN from the coding sequence ATGGAATCCCACAAAGCGATGAACAGACGATCAAAAATGCAGGTGATGGGTCTCATTGCCGGTCCCATTGTTTTTGCCCTTATCTGGATGATGAATCTGGACCCGGCAGAACCGGAAGTGACCCGAATGGCAGCCATTGCAGGATTTATGGCGGTCATGTGGGTCACTGAAGCCATCCCTATGGCAGCCACATCCCTTTTACCTGTTGTGCTTTACCCCCTCATGGGCATCATGGCCGGAAAATCTGCCGCAGCTGTCTATTTCAACAGCACCATTTTTTTGTTCATGGGGGGATTTCTCATTGCACTTGCCATGGAAAAATGGAACCTTCATAAGCGGATTGCGCTGCTGACCGTAAAAACCATCGGCGGCGGCCCTGCTCGGATCGTATTTGGTTTTATGATGGCTTCGGCTTTTCTTTCCATGTGGATCTCCAATACAGCCACCGCAGTGATGATGCTGCCCATTGCCCTCTCCATTGTCTTTAAAATGGAAGAGGAGTTCTCGGCAGCAGACACCAAGACTTTTACCATGCCCCTGCTTCTCGGTATTGCCTATGCCGCATCCATGGGAGGAGCGGCCACCCTTGTGGGCACCCCGCCCAACCTTGTTCTGACCCGGACCTTTGAGCAGCTCTTTCCCATGGCTTTGTCCATCTCCTTTGGCACCTGGATGCTCATGGCCCTTCCTCTCTCCGTTGTCATGATCGCCATTATCTGGTTCCTTTTGACACAGGTGTTCTACAGAACCCCTTCCCATGTAAAGGTGGATCCCTACGTTATTGAAAAAGAGTACAGGCAGCTGGGTCCCATTTCTCCCGAAGAGAAGAAGGTGTTGATAGTCTTTGCCGCCACCGCCCTGCTGTGGATTTTCAGAAAGGATCTGAACTTGGGGTTTGCCATTATTCCCGGATGGGCCTCCCTTCTGCCGTTTCCAAAACTCGTGGATGACGGCACGGTTGCCATCACCATGGCCATGTTTCTCTTCTTTTTGCCCACCACCCGGAAAGATGCGAAAAGTGCCACCATCCTTGACACCCGTATTTTCTCCAAAATCCCCTGGGGAATCATCCTCCTGTTTGGCGGCGGTTTCGCCCTGGCCAAAGGATTCCAGGTGTCAGGCCTGTCGGAATTTGTCGGCAACAAGCTCCAGATCCTGGAGGGGACAAGTTCCGTGGCCATGATTGCAAGCATCTGCACAACCCTTACTTTTCTTACGGAATTGACCTCTAATACCGCTACAACCCAGATGATTCTGCCCATCCTCTCATCCATGGCCGTGGCCATGAAAATCAATCCCCTGATGCTGCTGGTTCCGGCCACCCTGTCCGCATCCTGTGCCTTTATGATGCCCATTGCAACACCTCCCAATGCCATTGTCTTCAGCAGCGGGCGAATCAGAATGTTCGAAATGGTCAAGGCCGGTGTTCTGATCAACTTTATCGGTGTGATTGTCATCACCGGAATATTCCTCACCCTGGGTACCATGGTGTTTGCCATTTTTCCTGGTGAGATTCCCCAGTGGGCCCTGTTAAGTGCAAATTAA
- a CDS encoding M20/M25/M40 family metallo-hydrolase, translating into MINSQRLAQRFKALVEIDSLSRQERNVALELEKILIGMGATVCYDTAKEAVKGDCSNLVARFKGTVDADPVFLSGHMDTVGPGKGIKVLFENGIFKSDGTTILGSDDKSALAIILEVMDVIIENKMDYPPVEIVFTVCEEIGLLGAKNFDYSLIESKFGYILDSTDTEGIVTKAPAANRITLKVYGRAAHAGAAPENGINAIAVASKAISKLKLGRIDEETTCNLGTIKGGVATNIVPEFVKICGEVRSHDVEKLKNVTDWIVDAFYVAAEEFDGNSDLPRIEAVVENDFPLTNISEDHKVVKLARKAANNIGIPMESKTIGGGADANIFFSRGIAAGVLGTGMTDVHTLNESIDIKDMENSARLVLEILKVHAAGGLS; encoded by the coding sequence ATGATAAATTCACAAAGACTGGCTCAACGGTTTAAAGCACTTGTTGAAATTGATTCTCTTTCCCGGCAGGAGAGAAATGTTGCGCTGGAACTTGAAAAAATATTAATTGGGATGGGAGCAACAGTTTGTTATGACACGGCAAAGGAAGCGGTAAAAGGCGATTGTTCAAACCTTGTGGCCAGGTTCAAGGGAACCGTTGATGCAGACCCTGTCTTCTTGTCCGGTCATATGGATACGGTTGGGCCTGGAAAAGGTATAAAAGTGCTGTTTGAAAACGGTATTTTTAAAAGCGATGGAACAACCATTTTGGGTTCGGATGATAAATCAGCCCTTGCCATTATTCTTGAGGTCATGGACGTGATCATTGAAAATAAAATGGATTACCCGCCGGTTGAAATTGTTTTTACGGTTTGTGAAGAAATCGGTCTTTTAGGTGCAAAAAATTTTGATTATTCTTTAATAGAGTCAAAATTCGGATATATACTGGATTCAACCGATACGGAAGGGATTGTCACAAAAGCCCCGGCTGCCAACAGGATCACCCTTAAGGTTTATGGAAGGGCGGCTCATGCGGGAGCAGCGCCTGAAAACGGTATCAATGCCATTGCCGTTGCCTCAAAAGCTATTTCCAAACTCAAGTTGGGCCGCATTGATGAAGAGACCACCTGTAATCTTGGAACCATAAAAGGAGGAGTTGCCACCAATATTGTTCCTGAGTTTGTCAAAATCTGCGGGGAAGTCAGAAGTCATGATGTGGAAAAACTGAAAAATGTTACGGATTGGATTGTCGATGCATTTTATGTTGCAGCCGAGGAGTTTGATGGCAATTCGGATCTTCCCCGGATAGAAGCCGTTGTTGAGAATGATTTTCCCCTTACAAATATTTCTGAAGACCACAAGGTTGTTAAGCTTGCCAGGAAAGCGGCAAACAATATCGGCATTCCCATGGAAAGCAAAACCATAGGCGGTGGCGCAGATGCCAATATCTTTTTCAGCCGCGGTATTGCTGCCGGTGTTTTGGGAACCGGAATGACGGATGTTCACACCCTGAATGAATCCATTGACATCAAGGATATGGAAAATTCAGCACGGCTGGTGCTGGAGATTCTAAAGGTTCATGCAGCAGGAGGCTTGTCCTGA
- a CDS encoding malic enzyme-like NAD(P)-binding protein produces the protein MEQFEQNVFDYHCTPVAGKIQVMPTKPCQTAEDLSMAYTPGVALPVRDIADNPDTARLHTCRQNLVAVVSNGTAILGLGNLGALASKPVMEGKGVLFKRFADVDVFDIELNTEDPEKIIDIVKIMELTFGGINLEDIKAPECFEIEETLIDICNIPVFHDDQHGTAIICSAGFINGLEITGKKVEDIKVVFNGAGAAGISCAKLLVSLGVKYENLAMCDSKGVIYKGRKEGMNKYKEIFALETEHRTLEDVMKGADVFIGVSQKDVVTAEMLLSMANDPMVFAMANPDPEITYELATATRDDVIMATGRSDYPNQINNVLGFPFIFRGALDVGASKISEGMKLAAARALADLARQPVPEVVKKAYNGQAFAFGREYIVPKPFDPRVIEWESVAVAKAAIEEGLATININDWEAYAASLRKRMEKFWCECTMDN, from the coding sequence ATGGAACAATTTGAACAGAATGTATTTGATTATCATTGTACCCCGGTTGCAGGTAAAATTCAGGTCATGCCTACCAAGCCATGTCAAACCGCAGAAGACCTCTCCATGGCATATACACCTGGGGTTGCCCTGCCGGTCCGGGATATTGCAGACAATCCCGATACTGCAAGACTGCACACCTGCCGTCAGAATCTGGTGGCTGTGGTCTCCAACGGCACGGCAATCCTGGGGCTTGGGAACCTCGGTGCCCTGGCCAGCAAGCCGGTGATGGAAGGAAAGGGAGTATTGTTCAAAAGATTTGCCGATGTGGATGTCTTTGATATTGAGCTCAACACCGAAGATCCTGAGAAAATTATAGATATTGTCAAAATCATGGAACTGACCTTTGGCGGTATCAATCTTGAAGATATCAAGGCACCGGAATGCTTTGAGATTGAAGAAACCCTGATTGATATCTGCAATATCCCTGTTTTCCATGATGACCAGCACGGTACTGCCATCATCTGTTCGGCAGGTTTTATCAATGGGCTGGAAATTACCGGCAAAAAAGTTGAAGATATCAAAGTGGTCTTTAACGGTGCGGGTGCCGCCGGTATTTCATGTGCTAAACTCTTGGTCTCCCTTGGTGTAAAATATGAAAACCTTGCCATGTGCGACTCCAAAGGGGTTATCTATAAGGGCCGTAAAGAGGGTATGAACAAGTACAAAGAGATCTTTGCCCTGGAAACGGAACATAGAACCCTGGAAGATGTCATGAAAGGTGCGGATGTATTTATCGGCGTATCCCAGAAAGATGTTGTGACTGCCGAGATGCTCCTCTCCATGGCCAATGATCCCATGGTATTTGCCATGGCCAACCCTGACCCTGAAATCACCTATGAACTGGCCACGGCCACAAGGGATGATGTTATCATGGCTACGGGCCGGTCCGACTATCCCAACCAGATCAACAATGTACTGGGCTTTCCTTTTATCTTTCGAGGCGCTCTGGACGTGGGGGCAAGCAAGATTTCAGAGGGGATGAAGCTTGCCGCAGCCAGGGCACTGGCAGATCTGGCCAGACAGCCGGTGCCTGAAGTGGTCAAGAAAGCCTATAACGGCCAGGCGTTTGCTTTTGGCAGGGAGTATATTGTTCCCAAACCCTTTGACCCCAGGGTAATTGAGTGGGAATCCGTTGCCGTGGCCAAAGCGGCCATTGAGGAGGGGCTTGCCACCATTAACATCAATGACTGGGAAGCATATGCCGCATCCTTGAGAAAGAGAATGGAAAAATTCTGGTGTGAATGCACGATGGATAACTGA
- a CDS encoding DUF2786 domain-containing protein, giving the protein MIMIDTMKKQVEDMEIRWAKQLYREHKNISWQYGIDLTPPAINISSGRKELGLLNHGTKTLSISSHLIQTEAWDIVVEVLKHEMAHQYVSEFYDNADGHGKYFKKACKKLGVHPAFVAGSKDFHKTLQEFKGSLPPDAQKMLRKVEKLMALGQSSKEAEAQAASRKANYLLNKYNLQRINAHDDNPDIKYLTICHKKKRIESIQRAILSILRDYYYVNCITSDTYNAQDDTVYRCIVLIGKKEALIVAEYVYHFLLDTGRTLWQSFKKKNNAKRGDKVSFDMGFIAGIEHNHKLMFEDSIMENSNSKGNIDTTLPVKATKALMTQHHEEICKEKSRLFPKLSTVRYGRHQASSGAFKEGFNNGKNTHIKKGVSNRGTGISGFLEA; this is encoded by the coding sequence ATGATTATGATTGATACCATGAAAAAGCAAGTGGAAGATATGGAAATCAGATGGGCAAAACAACTTTACAGGGAACACAAAAATATTTCCTGGCAATACGGAATCGATCTTACTCCCCCTGCAATCAATATCTCTTCCGGCAGAAAAGAGCTTGGTTTATTGAATCATGGAACAAAAACGCTTTCGATCTCAAGTCATCTTATCCAGACTGAAGCCTGGGATATTGTAGTGGAGGTACTGAAGCATGAGATGGCGCATCAATACGTTTCCGAATTTTATGACAATGCAGATGGTCATGGCAAATATTTTAAGAAAGCCTGTAAAAAATTAGGGGTGCATCCGGCTTTTGTTGCGGGCAGCAAGGATTTTCATAAAACGCTGCAGGAATTCAAAGGAAGCTTGCCGCCTGATGCTCAAAAAATGTTAAGGAAAGTTGAAAAACTGATGGCCCTGGGGCAATCCAGTAAAGAGGCAGAGGCCCAGGCAGCATCCAGAAAAGCCAATTACCTGCTTAACAAATACAATCTTCAGAGAATTAATGCTCATGATGATAATCCGGATATCAAATACCTTACAATCTGCCATAAAAAAAAACGCATTGAAAGTATTCAAAGAGCTATTTTGTCTATTTTAAGAGACTATTATTATGTAAACTGTATCACTTCAGATACTTACAATGCCCAAGACGATACGGTTTATCGATGCATTGTCCTGATTGGAAAAAAAGAGGCTTTAATCGTTGCAGAATATGTTTACCATTTCCTGCTTGATACAGGTCGGACACTTTGGCAAAGCTTCAAAAAGAAAAACAACGCCAAAAGAGGAGATAAAGTTTCTTTTGATATGGGGTTTATTGCCGGGATTGAACATAATCACAAATTGATGTTTGAAGATTCAATCATGGAAAATTCAAATAGTAAGGGCAATATTGACACGACCCTGCCCGTAAAAGCGACCAAGGCATTAATGACTCAACATCATGAAGAAATCTGTAAAGAAAAATCACGGCTGTTCCCAAAATTATCAACCGTCCGATACGGCAGGCATCAAGCTTCATCAGGTGCCTTCAAAGAAGGGTTTAACAATGGTAAAAACACTCATATAAAAAAAGGGGTGTCCAACCGGGGAACAGGGATATCCGGTTTTTTAGAAGCTTGA
- a CDS encoding fumarate hydratase produces MNEFIYERMFPLGKDTTEYRCLTGEYVGINKFDGKDVLMVEPQALTLLAEKAFKDVAHLYRPEHLERLRQIIDDPESSDNDRYVALELLKNAVIAAGKVYPMCQDTGTAIVMAKKGQQVWSRTDDVEELSKGVFNVYTQNYLRYSQNAPFTMYEEKNTTTNLPAQIDITAVQGDEYKFLFMAKGGGSANKTNVFQMTKTILKSEQTLIDFMVEKMKGLGTSACPPYYIAFVIGGTSVELNLKTVKLASARYLDSLPTRGSDTAHAFRDIDLEKKVLARSHELGIGTQFGGKHFALDMRVIRLPRHGASCPIGLGVSCSADRQIKGKITKDGVFLEQLEENPGQYLPKKEPDMKEAVHIDLNRPMDEIRAELSRYPVSTRLALTGQIVVARDIAHAKFMERFEAGKGLPKYLKNHIVYYAGPAKRPEREISGSFGPTTAGRMDPYVPVFQEEGASMIMLAKGNRTNQVTNSCRIHGGFYLGSIGGPAARIGKDFIKKAHIIEYEELGMEAVYMITVENFPAFIIVDDKGNDFYADLL; encoded by the coding sequence ATGAATGAGTTTATATATGAACGTATGTTCCCCTTGGGAAAGGATACGACGGAATATCGTTGTCTTACCGGGGAATATGTCGGGATAAACAAATTTGACGGAAAAGATGTTCTCATGGTGGAACCACAGGCACTGACCCTGCTTGCTGAAAAAGCCTTTAAGGATGTGGCCCATCTTTACCGACCGGAGCATCTTGAAAGACTCAGACAGATTATTGATGATCCGGAAAGTTCCGACAATGACCGGTATGTGGCTTTGGAATTGTTGAAAAATGCCGTCATTGCAGCGGGGAAAGTGTATCCCATGTGCCAGGACACGGGAACCGCAATTGTCATGGCAAAAAAAGGGCAGCAGGTCTGGAGCCGGACCGATGATGTGGAAGAATTGTCCAAAGGCGTATTCAATGTGTATACACAAAATTATTTGAGATATTCTCAGAATGCGCCCTTTACCATGTATGAAGAGAAAAATACCACGACCAACCTGCCAGCCCAGATCGATATCACAGCTGTTCAGGGCGATGAATACAAGTTCCTGTTCATGGCAAAAGGGGGCGGATCAGCCAATAAAACCAATGTGTTCCAGATGACAAAAACCATATTGAAATCGGAACAGACCCTGATCGATTTTATGGTGGAAAAAATGAAAGGGCTTGGGACATCGGCCTGCCCGCCATATTATATTGCATTTGTCATTGGCGGCACGTCTGTGGAACTCAATCTGAAGACCGTAAAACTGGCATCCGCCAGATACCTGGATTCTCTTCCCACCCGGGGCAGTGACACCGCCCATGCGTTCAGGGATATTGATCTTGAGAAAAAAGTGTTGGCCCGGTCTCATGAATTGGGCATCGGCACCCAGTTCGGGGGCAAGCATTTTGCCCTTGATATGCGGGTGATCCGCCTGCCGAGGCACGGGGCATCCTGTCCCATCGGTCTGGGGGTTTCCTGTTCAGCCGATCGCCAGATCAAGGGGAAAATCACAAAGGATGGGGTCTTTCTGGAACAGCTGGAAGAAAATCCCGGCCAATACCTGCCGAAAAAAGAACCCGACATGAAAGAAGCGGTTCATATTGATCTGAACAGGCCCATGGATGAGATCCGGGCGGAGTTGTCCAGGTATCCGGTCTCCACACGGCTGGCTTTAACCGGACAAATTGTTGTGGCAAGGGATATTGCCCATGCAAAATTCATGGAACGGTTTGAAGCAGGCAAAGGCCTGCCCAAATACTTGAAAAATCATATTGTCTATTATGCCGGCCCTGCCAAACGGCCTGAAAGAGAAATTTCAGGATCATTCGGCCCCACAACAGCAGGGCGAATGGATCCTTATGTGCCCGTCTTCCAGGAAGAGGGTGCTTCCATGATAATGCTGGCCAAGGGCAACAGAACAAACCAAGTCACAAATTCCTGCAGGATCCATGGCGGGTTTTATCTGGGCTCCATCGGCGGGCCTGCTGCCCGGATCGGAAAAGACTTCATTAAAAAGGCGCATATCATCGAGTACGAAGAGTTGGGGATGGAAGCGGTCTACATGATCACCGTAGAAAATTTCCCGGCCTTTATTATTGTTGACGATAAAGGCAATGATTTTTATGCGGATCTTCTGTGA
- the larC gene encoding nickel pincer cofactor biosynthesis protein LarC: MIAYFDMFSGISGDMTLGAFLDLGVPVDWLNEKLSGVLNGFELKTSIVYKHHLKAMDIVVDVIEKDASSRNYKDIKTLIETCSLSETVKMNSLLAFKKIAEAESAIHGKDIETVHFHEIGGIDSIVDILGSFLCVEYLGIKQVYASCIPLGSGFVTCSHGKIPVPVPATIAILKDIPVKPSDAKTEIVTPTGAAIICTLAASFGGMPEMIVKQVGYGSGKRDTGSTLPNLLRIVLGKERKDQKQENTNIQKETIYVIKTNVDDMSPEVSGFLMETLFENQALDVCYVPVQMKKNRPGTQIEVMCRKENLDHIVRLILAQTTSIGVRYHECERSFLLRETAVIDTLFGKMQVKKITNPDKSIRFVPEYEAAKKVAKKKKIPLKDVYNQVLCDVNSLLDNAPLI; the protein is encoded by the coding sequence ATGATTGCTTATTTTGATATGTTTTCCGGTATAAGCGGGGATATGACTCTTGGAGCGTTCCTGGATCTTGGCGTACCAGTTGACTGGTTGAACGAAAAATTATCCGGAGTTTTAAACGGCTTTGAATTAAAGACAAGTATTGTCTATAAACACCACTTAAAAGCAATGGACATTGTGGTTGATGTCATTGAAAAAGACGCATCATCAAGGAACTACAAAGATATTAAAACCTTGATTGAAACCTGTTCGCTGTCTGAAACAGTAAAAATGAACAGCCTTTTGGCCTTTAAAAAAATAGCAGAGGCCGAGTCTGCCATTCATGGCAAAGATATTGAAACGGTTCATTTTCATGAGATCGGCGGCATTGATTCCATTGTTGATATTCTCGGCTCTTTTTTGTGCGTGGAATATCTGGGTATCAAACAGGTCTATGCCTCTTGTATTCCGTTAGGGTCAGGATTTGTAACCTGTTCACATGGAAAGATACCGGTTCCGGTTCCGGCAACCATAGCCATTTTAAAAGATATTCCAGTAAAACCGTCCGATGCAAAGACGGAAATTGTAACCCCCACAGGAGCAGCTATTATTTGCACTCTTGCAGCTTCATTCGGAGGTATGCCGGAAATGATCGTCAAACAGGTCGGTTATGGCTCGGGCAAAAGAGATACCGGCTCAACTCTTCCCAATTTGCTGCGCATTGTATTGGGCAAAGAGAGAAAAGATCAGAAACAGGAGAATACAAACATTCAAAAAGAAACCATTTATGTGATAAAAACCAATGTGGATGACATGAGTCCCGAGGTTTCAGGATTTTTGATGGAGACTTTGTTTGAAAATCAGGCACTGGATGTCTGTTATGTTCCGGTTCAGATGAAGAAAAACAGGCCGGGGACCCAGATTGAGGTGATGTGCCGTAAAGAAAATCTTGATCATATTGTTCGCCTTATACTTGCCCAGACCACATCAATCGGCGTGAGATATCATGAATGTGAAAGATCCTTTCTCTTAAGGGAAACAGCTGTTATTGATACCTTGTTTGGAAAAATGCAGGTGAAAAAGATAACCAATCCTGACAAAAGTATCAGGTTTGTTCCGGAATATGAGGCTGCAAAAAAGGTGGCAAAGAAAAAAAAGATACCGCTCAAAGATGTGTATAACCAAGTTTTATGTGATGTCAACTCTCTTTTAGACAACGCCCCCTTGATATAA